A single Kribbella aluminosa DNA region contains:
- a CDS encoding SLC13 family permease, producing MVERIAPVLVFLIAVTVIAELADQAKVFDVAAREAAHLARGRVWRLWLLVVALATGLTIVLSLDTCAVLLTPVVLSMARQLNIPPKLFAFTTVWLAGTASLLLPVSNLTNLLAVQPFRELGVSYLSVSWRPAIASIVITVLVLAALFHRDLPRTYDVPPTPGVEDKVLFWGATAVCVLLGPAFVSGVQVAWPASIGALVLVGLFAVRRRSALKWSLIPVKLVVTVVVLFTVVGFLSSHGLEDVLRRVAGTTSELRLSATAAVGANLFDNLPAYLAMEPVASNSPHRMLALLIGVNCGCLLTLWGSLATLLWRARCDAARVQISWWSFLWRGLILTPLVVTGAVLALNG from the coding sequence TTGGTCGAGCGGATCGCGCCGGTTCTGGTGTTCCTGATCGCAGTGACCGTCATCGCGGAGCTGGCGGACCAGGCGAAGGTGTTCGACGTCGCAGCGCGAGAGGCGGCGCACCTGGCCCGCGGCCGGGTCTGGCGGCTCTGGCTGCTGGTCGTCGCGCTCGCCACCGGCCTCACGATCGTGCTGTCCCTGGACACGTGTGCGGTCCTGCTGACACCTGTCGTGCTGTCGATGGCCCGCCAGCTCAACATCCCGCCGAAGCTGTTCGCGTTCACCACGGTCTGGCTGGCCGGTACGGCGTCCCTGCTGCTGCCGGTGTCCAACCTCACGAACCTGCTGGCAGTGCAGCCGTTCCGGGAGCTGGGCGTGAGCTACCTGTCGGTCAGCTGGCGTCCGGCGATCGCGTCGATCGTCATCACGGTGCTGGTGCTCGCGGCGCTGTTCCACCGCGACCTGCCGCGGACGTACGACGTACCGCCGACTCCCGGTGTCGAGGACAAGGTGCTGTTCTGGGGAGCCACCGCAGTGTGCGTGCTGCTCGGGCCGGCCTTCGTGTCCGGCGTGCAGGTGGCGTGGCCGGCCAGCATCGGGGCGCTCGTCCTGGTCGGGTTGTTCGCCGTACGGCGAAGGAGCGCGCTCAAGTGGTCGCTGATCCCGGTCAAGCTGGTCGTGACCGTTGTCGTGCTGTTCACCGTGGTGGGGTTCCTGAGCTCACACGGGCTCGAGGACGTCCTGCGGCGCGTAGCCGGGACGACTTCTGAGCTTCGGCTGAGTGCGACGGCTGCGGTCGGGGCGAACCTGTTCGACAACCTCCCGGCGTACCTGGCGATGGAACCGGTCGCCTCGAACAGCCCGCACCGCATGCTCGCACTGCTGATCGGCGTGAACTGCGGCTGCTTGCTGACACTGTGGGGCTCGCTCGCCACGCTCCTCTGGCGGGCGCGCTGTGACGCGGCCCGGGTGCAGATCTCGTGGTGGTCGTTCCTGTGGCGCGGACTGATTCTGACGCCACTCGTCGTCACAGGAGCCGTCCTCGCCCTGAATGGGTAG
- a CDS encoding AMP-binding protein, whose protein sequence is MATEQSTSEVTREFRAARDFLVAHRDDYETAYRDFSWPQFERFNWARDWFDALAVEQPEVAALTIVEEDGEVNSRTYAEMAERSRKVAGWLTAAGLKPGDRVLIVLGNQVELWETMLGCIRAGAVMIPATTLLTDADLADRISRGNVRAVVTSGADAGRYAGIADHCIRIAVGSPAEGWLHYDDVVSYDGPVPEVDTAADDSLLLYFTSGTTSQPKLVEHTQVSYPLGHLSTMYWIGLQPGDVHLNVSSPGWAKHSWSNVFAPWNAGATVFLYNYTRFDASQMLEVLATYGVTTFCAPPTVWRMLIQADLSAVDVKIRECISAGEPLNPEVIDQVRNAWDITIRDGYGQTETTAQIGNPPGQPVKLGSMGRPLPGYTIALIDPSTDEIGDDGEICIELAPPPVPLMRGYRDADELTAEVMRNGYYHTGDVASRDADGYITYVGRSDDVFKASDYRISPFELESVLIEHPAVAEAAVVPSPDPVRLAVPKAYVVLATGHEPSRELAGEILAFCREHLAPYKRIRRLEFAELPKTISGKIRRVELRADEAAKVDSGNAGQTYDEADFK, encoded by the coding sequence ATGGCGACGGAGCAGAGCACTTCGGAGGTCACCCGGGAGTTCCGGGCGGCGCGGGACTTCCTGGTGGCGCATCGGGACGACTACGAGACGGCGTACCGGGACTTCAGCTGGCCGCAGTTCGAGCGGTTCAACTGGGCCCGGGACTGGTTCGACGCCCTGGCGGTCGAGCAGCCCGAGGTCGCCGCGCTGACGATCGTCGAGGAGGACGGCGAGGTCAACTCGCGGACGTACGCCGAGATGGCCGAGCGCTCCCGCAAGGTGGCCGGCTGGCTGACCGCGGCAGGCCTGAAGCCGGGCGACCGGGTGCTGATCGTGCTCGGCAACCAGGTCGAGCTGTGGGAGACCATGCTCGGCTGCATCCGCGCCGGCGCGGTGATGATCCCCGCGACCACGCTGCTCACCGACGCCGACCTGGCGGATCGGATCTCCCGCGGCAACGTGCGCGCCGTCGTCACCAGCGGAGCCGACGCCGGACGGTACGCCGGGATCGCGGACCACTGCATCCGCATCGCCGTCGGCTCACCGGCCGAGGGCTGGCTCCACTACGACGATGTGGTGTCGTACGACGGCCCGGTCCCCGAGGTGGACACCGCCGCCGACGACTCGCTGCTGCTGTACTTCACCTCCGGTACGACGAGTCAGCCGAAGCTGGTCGAGCACACGCAGGTCAGCTACCCGCTCGGGCACCTGTCGACGATGTACTGGATCGGCCTGCAGCCGGGCGACGTACACCTGAATGTCTCGTCCCCCGGCTGGGCCAAGCACTCGTGGAGCAACGTGTTCGCCCCGTGGAACGCGGGCGCCACGGTCTTCCTCTACAACTACACGCGCTTCGACGCCTCGCAGATGCTCGAGGTGCTGGCGACGTACGGCGTGACCACCTTCTGCGCGCCGCCGACAGTCTGGCGGATGCTGATCCAGGCCGACCTGTCCGCGGTGGACGTGAAGATCCGCGAGTGCATCTCGGCCGGCGAGCCGCTGAACCCCGAGGTGATCGACCAGGTCCGGAACGCCTGGGACATCACGATCCGGGACGGGTACGGGCAGACCGAGACGACCGCGCAGATCGGGAACCCGCCGGGCCAGCCGGTGAAGCTCGGCTCGATGGGCCGGCCGCTGCCCGGATACACGATCGCGCTGATCGACCCGTCCACCGACGAGATCGGCGACGACGGCGAGATCTGCATCGAGCTGGCTCCCCCGCCGGTCCCGCTGATGCGCGGGTACCGGGACGCCGACGAGCTCACCGCCGAGGTCATGCGGAACGGGTACTACCACACCGGCGACGTCGCCAGCCGGGACGCGGACGGCTACATCACCTACGTCGGGCGTTCCGACGACGTGTTCAAGGCCAGCGACTACCGGATCTCGCCGTTCGAGCTGGAGTCGGTGCTGATCGAGCACCCGGCCGTCGCGGAGGCCGCCGTCGTACCGTCGCCGGACCCGGTGCGACTCGCCGTACCCAAGGCGTACGTCGTACTCGCGACCGGGCACGAGCCGTCGCGGGAGCTGGCCGGGGAGATCCTGGCCTTCTGCCGCGAACACCTGGCGCCGTACAAGCGGATCCGGCGGCTGGAATTCGCGGAGCTGCCGAAGACCATCTCCGGAAAGATCCGGCGCGTCGAGCTGCGCGCGGACGAGGCGGCCAAGGTCGACAGCGGAAACGCCGGCCAGACGTACGACGAGGCCGACTTCAAGTAG
- a CDS encoding DUF2630 family protein: MSDDKGIFSRIDELVAEEHELRTKHAAGQVDNADEQARLRALEVELDQCWDLLRQRRAKREFGENPDDAQARTSDTVEGYLN, from the coding sequence ATGAGTGACGACAAGGGCATCTTCAGCCGCATCGACGAGTTGGTGGCCGAGGAGCACGAGCTCCGTACGAAGCACGCGGCCGGGCAGGTCGACAACGCCGACGAGCAGGCCCGGCTCCGGGCCCTCGAGGTCGAGCTGGACCAGTGCTGGGACCTCCTCCGCCAGCGCCGCGCCAAGCGCGAGTTCGGCGAGAACCCGGACGACGCCCAGGCCCGCACCTCCGATACCGTCGAGGGTTACCTCAACTAG
- a CDS encoding TIGR03667 family PPOX class F420-dependent oxidoreductase, with translation MFSIDTSTGFGKRIARQLEDERVVWLTTVAKSGTPAPTPVWFLWYGDELLIGSEPGKAKLRNIAAHPQVAVNFNATHTGGDVGVITGTARIDPEPLSGEALAAYNTKYADDIAGLGMTPDQFHAAYSVLVRLTPEKLRGF, from the coding sequence ATGTTCTCGATCGACACGTCCACCGGTTTCGGCAAGCGCATCGCCCGGCAGCTCGAGGACGAACGGGTGGTCTGGCTGACCACCGTCGCGAAGTCCGGTACGCCGGCGCCGACACCGGTGTGGTTCCTCTGGTACGGCGACGAACTGCTGATCGGCAGCGAGCCCGGCAAGGCCAAGCTCCGCAACATCGCGGCGCACCCGCAGGTCGCCGTCAACTTCAACGCGACCCACACCGGCGGCGACGTCGGCGTGATCACCGGCACAGCCCGGATCGACCCCGAACCGCTCTCCGGCGAGGCCCTGGCGGCCTACAACACGAAGTACGCCGACGACATCGCCGGGCTCGGGATGACGCCGGACCAGTTCCACGCCGCGTACTCGGTGCTGGTCCGGCTCACCCCGGAGAAACTGCGTGGTTTCTAG
- a CDS encoding CoA-binding protein — protein MDEAIRKILADCDTWAVVGLSNNTSRAAYGVARFLQDHGKRIVPVHPAAETVHGEQGYPTLAEIPFPVDCVDVFVRSELAGDIADQAVGINAKAVWFQLDVVDQDAYARATAAGLTMVMDHCPAIEWRRLGPTP, from the coding sequence ATGGACGAGGCGATCCGGAAGATCCTGGCCGACTGCGACACCTGGGCCGTGGTCGGCCTGTCGAACAACACCAGCCGTGCGGCGTACGGCGTGGCGCGTTTCCTGCAGGACCACGGGAAGCGGATCGTCCCGGTGCACCCGGCCGCGGAAACCGTCCACGGCGAGCAGGGATACCCGACGCTGGCCGAGATCCCGTTCCCGGTCGATTGCGTCGACGTGTTCGTACGGTCCGAGCTGGCCGGCGACATCGCGGACCAGGCGGTGGGAATCAATGCGAAGGCGGTGTGGTTCCAGCTCGACGTAGTGGATCAGGACGCCTATGCGCGAGCGACGGCGGCAGGCCTCACGATGGTGATGGACCACTGCCCCGCGATCGAGTGGCGTCGCCTCGGACCGACACCCTAA
- a CDS encoding response regulator transcription factor: MPTRRLTIVLAEDSLLLREGLASILDRAGHDVRDSVGDADTLLAVVHKDPPDVVITDVRMPPGHSDEGLRAAAAIRAELPAIGILVLSQYVADAYLSSLLETTSGGIGYLLKDRVGHVAEFLESLDRVADGGTVVDPEVVRQLLARRRNDGPLAALTPRELEVLALMAEGRVNASIAEQLVVSEAAVRKHVGNIFAKLRLDDGLDRRVSAVLTYLRG, from the coding sequence GTGCCGACTCGGCGACTGACGATCGTGCTGGCGGAGGATTCGCTGCTGCTGCGGGAGGGGCTGGCGAGCATTCTCGATCGCGCCGGGCACGACGTGCGGGACTCGGTCGGGGACGCTGACACGCTGCTCGCGGTGGTACACAAGGACCCGCCGGACGTGGTGATCACCGACGTACGGATGCCGCCCGGGCACAGCGACGAGGGGCTGCGCGCGGCCGCCGCGATCCGGGCCGAGCTGCCCGCGATCGGGATCCTGGTGCTGTCGCAGTACGTCGCCGACGCGTACCTGTCGTCGTTGCTGGAGACAACGAGCGGCGGGATCGGGTACCTGCTGAAGGACCGGGTCGGGCATGTGGCCGAGTTCCTGGAGTCGCTGGACCGGGTCGCGGACGGGGGTACCGTGGTGGATCCGGAGGTGGTGCGGCAGTTGCTCGCGCGACGGCGGAACGACGGGCCGCTGGCGGCGCTGACACCGCGGGAGCTGGAGGTGCTCGCGCTGATGGCCGAGGGCCGGGTGAACGCGTCGATCGCGGAGCAGCTCGTGGTCAGCGAGGCCGCGGTCCGCAAGCACGTCGGCAACATCTTCGCGAAGCTGCGACTGGACGACGGGCTCGACCGGCGGGTGTCCGCGGTACTGACCTACCTGAGGGGCTGA
- a CDS encoding sensor histidine kinase, whose translation MESPKTVWAALASPRYLISSWPWRSYAYLLSSVPMGVLSLGVLVGLAGLSAILSPIVIGILMLMAFPLIGASIGYVERRRAGLMLVDGIPSPHAALPAGLTARARLLFRRREQASMRALGYGFVLGVFVWPLSALLGGLSAVVLGITLATPFIAGHDDVAMFSWKLDSFGEGLLFTVLFGPPFFAVSSYLLGVLAGAEASLAKAMLGPRQEELQRNLAALRRSRLDLVDAFETERARIERHLHDGVQQRLVGLTMTLGLAELDLPEGEGRRLVVKAHSGAEAALADLRAAVRGIHPRVLVDHGLQAAAREVADRMPLPVTLNITLPDRLPTPIEAAAYFVVSETLANVAKHAQATTCELSGWVDRGRLVITVQDDGIGGAQIGAGTGLTGLVTRLDALGGTLDVDSPPGGPTRLRMECPCRLGD comes from the coding sequence GTGGAGAGTCCGAAGACGGTATGGGCGGCGCTCGCGTCGCCGCGGTACCTCATCTCGTCGTGGCCGTGGCGGTCGTACGCGTACCTGCTGTCGTCGGTGCCGATGGGGGTGCTGTCGCTCGGTGTCCTGGTCGGTCTTGCCGGACTGAGCGCGATCCTCAGCCCGATCGTGATCGGGATCCTGATGCTGATGGCGTTCCCGCTGATCGGAGCGTCGATCGGGTACGTCGAGCGCCGCCGGGCCGGGCTGATGCTGGTGGACGGGATCCCGAGCCCGCACGCGGCCCTGCCGGCCGGGCTGACGGCGAGGGCCCGGCTGCTGTTCCGGCGCCGGGAGCAGGCGTCGATGCGGGCGCTCGGGTACGGGTTCGTGCTCGGCGTCTTCGTCTGGCCGCTGAGCGCGCTGCTCGGCGGACTGAGCGCGGTCGTCCTCGGCATCACGCTCGCGACCCCGTTCATCGCCGGGCACGACGACGTGGCGATGTTCAGCTGGAAGCTGGACTCGTTCGGTGAAGGGCTGCTGTTCACGGTCCTGTTCGGCCCGCCGTTCTTCGCGGTCAGCTCGTACCTGCTCGGCGTTCTCGCCGGGGCCGAGGCGTCGCTCGCGAAGGCGATGCTCGGGCCGCGGCAGGAGGAACTGCAGCGGAACCTCGCCGCGCTCCGGCGCTCCCGGCTGGACCTGGTGGACGCGTTCGAGACCGAGCGCGCGCGGATCGAGCGGCACCTGCACGACGGCGTACAGCAGCGGCTGGTCGGGCTGACGATGACGCTCGGGCTGGCCGAGCTGGACCTGCCCGAGGGGGAGGGCCGGCGGCTGGTGGTGAAGGCCCACTCCGGGGCGGAAGCGGCGCTCGCTGATCTGCGGGCCGCGGTCCGCGGGATCCATCCGCGGGTGCTGGTCGATCACGGTCTGCAGGCAGCCGCGCGGGAGGTGGCCGACCGGATGCCGCTCCCGGTGACGCTGAACATCACGCTCCCGGACCGGCTCCCCACGCCGATCGAGGCAGCGGCGTACTTCGTGGTCAGCGAGACGCTGGCGAACGTCGCCAAGCACGCCCAGGCGACGACCTGCGAGCTGTCCGGCTGGGTGGACCGCGGGCGGCTGGTGATCACCGTGCAGGACGACGGGATCGGCGGCGCACAGATCGGTGCCGGGACCGGGCTGACGGGCCTGGTGACCCGGCTGGACGCGTTGGGCGGCACACTCGACGTCGACAGCCCACCCGGTGGGCCGACCCGACTGAGGATGGAGTGCCCGTGCCGACTCGGCGACTGA
- a CDS encoding ABC transporter ATP-binding protein codes for MTATAPTYPSVAPIAPPALLLDGITKTYRSKAGAVDALRGVTYHFARGSFTAVMGPSGSGKSTLLQCAAGLDQPTAGNVVLNGVPLRGLNEVQLTKLRRSEMGFVFQAYNLLPSLSVYDNVALPVRLTGRRPARNDVLRVLDQVGLDGKAKRRPAELSGGQQQRVAIARALITQPSVFFADEPTGALDSGTSRQVLRLLREATDRAGQTVVMVTHDPASAAYADRVLFLSDGLLAGHLNHATPPQIAAAMNELQR; via the coding sequence ATGACCGCTACCGCGCCGACCTACCCCTCCGTCGCACCGATCGCGCCGCCTGCCCTGCTGCTCGACGGCATCACCAAGACGTACCGCTCCAAGGCCGGAGCGGTCGACGCGCTCCGGGGTGTCACGTACCACTTCGCGCGCGGCTCGTTCACCGCCGTCATGGGTCCGTCGGGCTCCGGCAAGTCCACGCTGCTGCAGTGCGCCGCTGGGCTCGACCAGCCGACCGCGGGGAACGTCGTACTGAACGGCGTCCCGTTGCGCGGCCTCAACGAGGTACAGCTGACCAAGCTGCGCAGGTCCGAGATGGGATTCGTGTTCCAGGCGTACAACCTGCTGCCGTCGTTGAGCGTGTACGACAACGTCGCGCTCCCCGTGCGGCTCACCGGCCGCCGTCCGGCGCGCAACGACGTACTGCGAGTGCTCGACCAGGTCGGGCTCGACGGCAAGGCCAAGCGCCGGCCCGCCGAACTGTCCGGCGGTCAGCAGCAGCGGGTGGCGATCGCGCGCGCACTGATCACCCAACCGTCAGTGTTCTTCGCCGACGAGCCGACCGGCGCGCTGGACAGCGGCACCAGCCGCCAGGTCCTCAGACTGTTGCGCGAGGCAACCGATCGCGCGGGCCAGACCGTGGTGATGGTCACCCACGACCCAGCCTCAGCGGCCTACGCCGACCGAGTCCTCTTCCTCTCCGACGGCCTCCTGGCCGGCCACCTCAACCACGCAACCCCACCCCAAATCGCCGCCGCCATGAACGAACTGCAGCGATAA
- a CDS encoding PIN domain-containing protein, whose amino-acid sequence MIEAGGPEDTSPERAFLDANVIRGQQTTDVLLSVAAEGVYEPQWTQKVIDEMRRNRPPGLSEADIDRRIRTMNKAFPDAVVEAPPQELQDQMDADPKDKHVLAGAVQSRSSVLVTDNLKDFNPPTSGPNAMRVENLNQFLIRKLEEEPERVQSGLQNMVSRHRREPRTMAALIDVMAEGQELRGFAQKLNTMVPPEQRGTSPVLAANQRGNARYTALEGVAEPGSPEAPSAAPAARKDGGSKGTQRARDAEQEK is encoded by the coding sequence ATGATCGAGGCCGGAGGGCCCGAAGACACGAGCCCGGAGCGCGCGTTCCTGGACGCGAACGTCATCCGCGGCCAGCAGACGACCGACGTCCTGCTATCCGTAGCCGCCGAGGGTGTCTACGAGCCACAGTGGACACAGAAGGTGATTGACGAGATGCGCCGGAATCGGCCTCCCGGGCTGTCCGAGGCCGACATCGACCGGCGTATCCGAACGATGAACAAAGCCTTCCCTGATGCCGTGGTCGAGGCACCACCCCAGGAACTGCAGGATCAGATGGACGCCGATCCCAAGGACAAACACGTGCTGGCTGGTGCCGTGCAAAGTCGGTCATCGGTGCTGGTCACGGACAATCTGAAAGACTTCAACCCGCCGACGTCGGGTCCGAACGCGATGCGGGTCGAGAACTTGAACCAGTTCCTCATCCGAAAGCTCGAAGAAGAGCCCGAGCGCGTGCAGTCCGGGCTGCAGAACATGGTGAGTCGACACCGGCGGGAGCCGCGGACGATGGCGGCTCTTATCGATGTCATGGCCGAGGGACAAGAGCTTCGTGGGTTTGCCCAGAAGCTGAACACCATGGTGCCGCCGGAGCAGCGGGGGACGTCGCCGGTGCTGGCCGCCAACCAGCGTGGGAATGCTCGGTACACCGCGCTCGAGGGGGTGGCTGAGCCTGGTTCGCCTGAGGCTCCGTCGGCGGCTCCAGCGGCGAGGAAGGATGGCGGGTCGAAGGGGACGCAGCGGGCCAGGGACGCCGAGCAGGAGAAGTGA
- a CDS encoding LLM class F420-dependent oxidoreductase, which produces MRFGLFMPQGWKLDLVGIEPSEHWRTMLDLARYAEAEPFESIWVYDHFHTVPVPTEEATHEAWSLMAAFAAATSRVRLGQMCTSMGYRNPAYLAKVASTVDIISGGRVEMGIGAGWYEHEWRAYGYGFPRAGERLGRLDEGVQIMRQLWNTGTATLEGKYYQVDGAISRPLPLQEGGIPVWIAGGGEQKTLRIAAKYANYTNFDSDPEGFQHKSEVLAGHCREVGTDFDAIVRSANYNIMIGETEKDVQDRLAWVHAQYEPLVPADKLADFDHLYASGLLVGTPEQIVERLTHMKSLGMKYTILHFIESAYDRSGIDLFVKSVMPELID; this is translated from the coding sequence ATGCGATTTGGACTCTTCATGCCGCAGGGCTGGAAGCTTGACCTGGTCGGGATCGAGCCGAGCGAGCACTGGCGGACGATGCTGGATCTGGCCAGGTACGCCGAGGCCGAGCCTTTCGAGTCGATCTGGGTCTACGACCACTTCCACACCGTGCCGGTGCCCACCGAGGAGGCGACGCACGAGGCGTGGTCGCTGATGGCTGCCTTTGCCGCGGCGACCAGCCGGGTGCGGCTGGGCCAGATGTGTACGTCCATGGGTTACCGCAACCCGGCGTACCTGGCCAAGGTTGCGTCCACGGTCGACATCATTTCCGGTGGCCGGGTGGAGATGGGGATCGGTGCCGGCTGGTACGAGCACGAGTGGCGGGCCTACGGCTATGGCTTCCCGCGTGCTGGCGAGCGGCTCGGCAGGCTGGACGAGGGCGTGCAGATCATGCGCCAGCTATGGAATACCGGCACCGCGACGCTGGAGGGCAAGTACTACCAGGTCGACGGCGCGATCAGCCGTCCGCTGCCGCTGCAGGAGGGTGGCATCCCGGTCTGGATCGCCGGTGGGGGTGAGCAGAAGACGCTGCGAATCGCGGCGAAGTACGCCAACTACACCAACTTCGACAGCGACCCGGAGGGTTTCCAGCACAAGTCGGAGGTTCTGGCCGGGCACTGCCGTGAGGTGGGTACCGATTTCGACGCGATCGTCCGGTCGGCCAACTACAACATCATGATCGGCGAGACGGAGAAGGACGTCCAGGACCGGCTGGCCTGGGTCCACGCACAGTACGAGCCGCTGGTCCCGGCCGACAAACTGGCTGATTTCGACCACCTGTACGCCTCTGGGCTGCTGGTCGGCACGCCAGAGCAGATCGTGGAACGCCTGACCCACATGAAGAGTCTTGGTATGAAGTACACGATCCTGCACTTTATCGAGTCGGCCTACGACCGGTCCGGCATCGACTTGTTCGTCAAGTCGGTGATGCCGGAATTGATCGACTGA